A single window of Debaryomyces hansenii CBS767 chromosome F complete sequence DNA harbors:
- a CDS encoding DEHA2F11418p (some similarities with uniprot|P18480 Saccharomyces cerevisiae YBR289W SNF5 Involved in global regulation of transcription), with translation MNFNHQQNKGGQQQQPNPQQQAQRNAFPALPPQLANLTPQQLQQLRNQPQFQTLMKNYMQRQQMMNQQEQAQMQGQTPTSTFMNSQNVHPSQQFNQQTPLMNQQTQQTQQAPGMQGNIAIPPRQPSMTIPTPQVQGMSIPQQIPSHIPQQMMQQQGRSGISPSSGMGPASVSPHVIAQQMIGSTAQGDPTGDRGASSQAPNELINKIPLKELSSTHEWSEKLKNEGKDIPTDLKVYESIIGKDSDFLKKKMEQVGDSKKMLDMLVKDIKTYSEIKQLRMNAITLSSKGQFNNSIWGEGYQGYGNGITNTATRLLLPHHNKRYSAVPDVMFTEREINDRVLKRLRPSETQQLVPIRLEFDQERDKFKLRDTFLWDLNEDVLPLENFVALLIEDYKFIPPHHAQTILASIREQIRDFHRKPDKVMGELRVPIKIDVTINNTQLVDQFEWDILNFGESDPEDFARIMCDEMNLPGEFTTAIAHTIREQTQLFHKSLFLVGYSFDGSPVYEDEIRSHVLPSLRLSSHDNTAGFDSMVDDFFSILRNPATVPDFTPSLVKLTQLELERLDKEIERDSRRKRRHNLNDLTDASATSGSGLTSGRGTSSRRSALHMGRGGPVLPDLSDAPKTFRTPAPSSILPGGIDLGVPDIYGYNEVIVHRSQIKNPDYKPPPPTSEAELDTDNINNRVRYTNDRIMGRFLVSIKLPR, from the coding sequence ATGAATTTCAACCATCAGCAGAATAAGGGAGGTCAGCAGCAGCAACCTAACCCACAACAACAAGCGCAGCGCAATGCGTTTCCTGCTTTACCACCACAACTTGCGAACTTGACGCCTCAACAATTACAACAGTTGAGAAACCAACCCCAGTTTCAGACACTCATGAAAAACTATATGCAACGACAGCAAATGATGAACCAACAAGAACAAGCACAAATGCAAGGCCAGACACCTACGTCAACATTCATGAACTCGCAGAATGTTCATCCATCGCAACAGTTTAACCAGCAGACACCTCTCATGAACCAACAGACGCAACAAACACAACAAGCGCCTGGCATGCAAGGAAATATTGCAATACCTCCACGCCAACCATCCATGACTATACCTACTCCACAGGTGCAAGGGATGTCGATACCACAACAGATACCGAGTCACATACCGCAGCAGATGATGCAACAGCAGGGCAGGTCTGGAATTTCACCAAGCAGCGGAATGGGCCCTGCTTCTGTTTCTCCTCATGTAATAGCACAACAGATGATAGGATCAACAGCGCAAGGCGATCCAACAGGCGACAGAGGTGCTTCGTCACAAGCACCGAACgaattaatcaataaaataccACTAAAGGAATTATCGTCTACTCATGAATGGTCagagaaattgaagaacgAAGGAAAAGATATACCCACTGATTTAAAAGTGTATGAATCCATAATTGGAAAGGATTCtgatttcttgaagaaaaaaatgGAACAAGTAGGGGATAGCAAAAAAATGCTTGACATGTTGGTAAAAGATATCAAGACATATAGCGAGATTAAACAGTTACGTATGAATGCAATCACGTTGTCAAGTAAGGGACAATTTAACAATAGTATTTGGGGTGAAGGATACCAAGGCTATGGAAATGGAATTACCAATACTGCCACGAGACTTTTGTTGCCACACCATAATAAGCGATACTCTGCGGTTCCTGATGTTATGTTCACTGAAAGAGAGATAAACGATCGggtattgaaaagattaagACCTAGCGAAACACAGCAATTAGTTCCAATAAGGCTAGAGTTTGATCAGGAAAGAGATAAGTTCAAATTGCGTGACACATTCTTGTGGGACCTAAATGAGGATGTATTACCGTTAGAGAATTTTGTAGCATTACTTATAGAAgattataaatttatccCACCACATCATGCACAGACCATATTGGCCTCGATCAGAGAGCAAATCAGAGACTTCCACAGAAAACCTGATAAGGTTATGGGAGAGTTGAGGGTTCCAATTAAGATTGACGTTACGATAAATAATACACAGTTGGTGGATCAATTCGAATGGGATATTCTCAATTTTGGAGAAAGCGACCCTGAAGATTTTGCCAGAATCATGTGTGATGAAATGAATTTGCCGGGTGAATTCACCACTGCAATCGCTCACACCATCAGAGAACAAACACAGTTATTCCACAAGTCGTTATTCTTGGTGGGATACAGCTTTGACGGGTCGCCTGTATACGAAGACGAGATAAGATCTCATGTGCTTCCGTCCTTGAGATTACTGTCACATGATAATACTGCAGGATTCGATTCCATGGTGGACGATTTCTTCTCCATCCTCCGGAATCCGGCTACGGTTCCTGATTTTACTCCGTCATTGGTTAAACTAACACAACTTGAATTGGAAAGacttgataaagaaattgaacGCGATTCTCGTCGTAAGAGAAGACATAATCTTAATGATCTAACCGACGCTTCAGCTACTTCAGGAAGTGGTTTAACCAGTGGAAGAGGTACTTCGTCTAGAAGAAGTGCCTTACATATGGGTAGAGGGGGTCCAGTTCTACCAGATTTATCGGATGCACCTAAGACTTTTAGAACTCCAGCCCCCTCGAGTATTTTACCCGGAGGTATTGATCTAGGTGTACCCGATATATACGGTTACAACGAAGTTATCGTCCATAGAAGTCAAATTAAAAACCCCGACTATAAACCACCACCTCCAACTTCAGAAGCCGAACTCGATACcgataatattaataatagagTAAGATACACCAACGACAGAATCATGGGCCGCTTCTTGGTATCAATAAAGTTACCTAGATAG
- a CDS encoding DEHA2F11440p (similar to uniprot|P13382 Saccharomyces cerevisiae YNL102W POL1 Catalytic subunit of the DNA polymerase alpha-primase complex required for the initiation of DNA replication during mitotic DNA synthesis and premeiotic DNA synthesis), translated as MSSRASRRDKLKELKEARQAGSSLITYSDGEDDQGIYDEVDEETYRERKRNQMMNDDFIVDDNGEGYVDNGVDEWDDSTRPKYYSDEEEEGTGKKRKKNQKKPVKVAKTSEINNFFKSGGFTSSKVTAPKKIDANIDDILEDFSEVKNGNKKSTTTSNSFGVQRKTANKKKSKQNAFSFSTMSKRDKPKRIDELSSHDDYSMDIDASEQPSSPIKRESTNLKEEINVNGMEKENVDPQVKKEDTPENINGDVQDEDDEEIDDDSEDEVIVTRRPRAAAANKHKAANFSAVKASNVPSPSPSRPTAHSLVSHTEKLDESKILQDSGEAGNESFKMFWLDYCEVDNSLLLFGKIQTRDGNLVSGVVKVNGLCRELYFLPRKHRISNDEEDTEDEVSALDVHEEVTPLLLEKYGLESIKAKPETMKYAFELPGIPKEGEYLKVLLPYKTPRNRSLIIPSNLEGETFSHVFGTNANIFEALVSQQNIMGPCWLEISNGNFTEIQNTSHCQVEVAVSSPSFVRPIVDLKLAPPNLTVTSISVQTIMNTKQNKQEVASVSIATYRELPQDSPIDENIKPDDLVVLVRPIGAVAVPPGLAQLAQKQGLPLRTFPNEKALLNCLAALVKNLDPDVFIGHRLENISLDVLVHRMYDLKVTTWSTFGRRNRKAWPDRFGRNNSGFNNNLQIREIFQGRLLCDIANEMGQSLTPKCQSWDLNEMYDVVCHKKQIPLEINFHNPRYAEDASFLLMALKENASNVRITAEVAFSIQILSLSKQLTNLAGNAWSHTLSGTRAGRNEFILLHEFKRNNYIVPDKEDKYHKNTNHQQQAKLESNEEDATTATSNKKPKYQGGLVFEPEKGLHKNYILVMDFNSLYPSIIQEYNICFTTVNRDNYNAAKIDEGDLPDIPDREAAQGVLPRLLNALVSRRREVKKLLKDPKNTAIERAQYDIKQQALKLTANSMYGCLGYVNSRFYAKPLAMLVTNKGREILMDTRQLAESIGLRVVYGDTDSVMIDTGVDDFKEAIKIGEEFKIQVNERYKLLEIDIDNVFKRLLLHAKKKYAAMTTSIDRKTGQEIVKLEVKGLDMRRREYCQLSKDMSTFVLEKILSDADPEQALSDVYEYLEDMTRKIKDNEIQVDKFKINTRLSKDPNSYPNGKTMPPVQVALRLRASGKVIKAGSVITYIITAPASEDDKAPPAERARAIQEVLNKQANLKPDADFYLEKQIFAPVERLVDRIEGVDMMRIASSLGIDTKKYVLRVKNSDATNGEILPLESNISDSERFRQSSYLVLECKCGSKFRFGGIMASDDYKVTFNGICCSKCDYTFPVLRITAQVEYTLRNHISLYYAGWLVCDDSACGITTRQISVYGRRCIGTSGKAHGCKGVMRYKYSDKALYNQLLYLHSLFDVDKAKKNQLRPIYDVKAPQPLASGQVDALAEQNRELFSSCQNVVQKYLSECGRRYVNMGSIFDFMNSSK; from the coding sequence atgCTGTCTAGAGCTAGTAGACGTGATAAGTTGAAAGAACTCAAGGAAGCTAGACAAGCAGGGTCAAGTTTGATAACGTATTCAGATGGAGAAGATGATCAAGGAATATATGATGAAGTTGACGAAGAAACATATAGAGAACGCAAAAGAAATCAGATGATGAACGATGATTTcattgttgatgataatggaGAGGGATATGTTGACAACGGTGTGGACGAATGGGATGACAGCACGAGACCTAAATATTACTCCgatgaggaagaagaaggaaccgggaaaaagagaaaaaagAACCAGAAGAAACCCGTAAAGGTGGCGAAAACGTCGGAGatcaataacttctttaAAAGTGGTGGGTTTACGTCCAGCAAAGTGACGGCCCCAAAAAAGATCGACGCCAATATCGATGATATTCTTGAAGATTTCCTGGAAGTCAAGAACGGTAACAAAAAGTCAACGACTACTTCTAACTCGTTTGGAGTACAAAGAAAAACTgcaaataaaaagaaatcgAAGCAGAATGCGTTCAGCTTCTCTACTATGTCAAAGAGGGATAAACCAAAAAGAATAGACGAGTTGAGCAGCCATGACGATTATTCGATGGACATCGATGCCAGCGAGCAACCATCATCACCTATTAAAAGGGAATCAACTAACCTTAAAGAAGAGATTAATGTGAATGGAATGGAGAAGGAAAATGTCGACCCTCAAGTAAAGAAAGAGGATACCcctgaaaatataaatggCGATGTccaagatgaagatgacgaagaaattgacgatgattcagaagatgaagttaTCGTTACTAGAAGGCCACGGGCTGCAGCTGCTAATAAACATAAAGCCGCAAACTTTTCGGCCGTGAAGGCTTCTAACGTCCCATCACCATCACCATCCAGACCAACAGCTCACTCTTTGGTCAGTCATACAGAAAAGCTTGACGAATCAAAAATCCTACAAGATTCAGGCGAAGCTGGAAATGAATCTTTCAAGATGTTTTGGCTCGATTACTGTGAAGTGGATAACTCCTTGCTTCTTTTCGGTAAGATTCAGACTCGAGATGGCAATCTAGTGTCTGGTGTTGTTAAAGTTAATGGATTATGTAGAGAGTTGTATTTCTTGCCTAGAAAACATAGAATAAgtaatgatgaagaagatacaGAAGATGAGGTTTCGGCATTAGATGTGCACGAAGAAGTTACACCATTGttattggaaaaatatGGCCTTGAAAGCATCAAGGCTAAGCCAGAGACTATGAAATACGCATTCGAGCTTCCTGGCATTCCAAAGGAAGGCGAATACTTGAAAGTTTTGTTACCATACAAGACGCCTAGAAATAGgtctttaataattccatCTAATTTGGAGGGAGAGACATTCAGTCATGTCTTCGGGACGAATGCTAATATATTCGAAGCATTAGTCCTGCAACAGAATATCATGGGCCCTTGTTGGTTGGAAATTAGTAATGGTAATTTTACAGAAATACAGAATACATCACACTGCCAAGTTGAAGTTGCAGTGAGTTCTCCTAGTTTTGTTAGACCTATTGTTGATCTAAAGTTGGCCCCACCTAATTTAACGGtaacttcaatttctgTCCAGACAATTATGAATACAAAACAGAACAAACAAGAAGTTGCCTCTGTATCCATTGCAACATACCGTGAATTACCACAAGACTCACCgattgatgaaaatattaaaccTGACGACCTTGTAGTATTGGTTAGGCCTATAGGAGCAGTGGCTGTACCTCCAGGACTCGCACAATTGGCTCAGAAACAAGGGTTACCTCTAAGGACATTTCCTAACGAAAAGGCATTGTTAAACTGTTTGGCAGCTTTAGTCAAAAATCTAGATCCAGATGTGTTTATTGGTCACAGATTagagaatatttcattagatGTGTTGGTCCACAGAATGTATGATTTGAAAGTAACCACTTGGTCTACATTTGGTCGTCGTAATAGAAAAGCATGGCCGGACAGATTTGGTCGTAACAATAGTggttttaataataatttacaaATTCGTGAAATTTTCCAAGGAAGATTATTATGTGACATTGCCAACGAGATGGGTCAATCGTTGACTCCTAAATGTCAATCTTGggatttaaatgaaatgtATGATGTTGTTTGTCATAAAAAGCAGATCCCCCTAGAAATTAATTTCCATAATCCAAGATATGCTGAAGATGCAAGTTTCTTATTGATGgcattgaaagaaaatgcGTCCAATGTTAGAATAACAGCAGAAGTTGCATTttctattcaaatattatcattatcgaagcaattaacaaatttgGCTGGTAATGCTTGGTCTCATACTTTGAGTGGTACAAGGGCTGGTAGAAACGAATTCATTTTGTTACATGAATTTAAGAGGAATAATTACATTGTGCCTGAcaaagaagataaatacCATAAAAATACAAACCATCAGCAACAAGCCAAATTAGAATCCAACGAAGAAGACGCTACTACGGCTACGTCTAATAAAAAACCAAAGTATCAAGGTGGTTTAGTTTTTGAACCAGAAAAAGGATTACATAAAAACTATATTTTGGTAATGGacttcaattctttgtaTCCAagtattattcaagaatataaCATTTGTTTTACAACAGTGAATAGAGATAATTACAATGCTGCAAAGATTGATGAAGGTGACTTGCCTGATATTCCAGATAGAGAAGCGGCGCAAGGTGTATTACCACGGTTATTAAATGCTTTAGTTTCTCGTCGTCGTGAAGTcaaaaagttattaaaaGATCCTAAGAATACTGCAATAGAAAGGGCTCAATATGATATCAAACAGCAGGCATTGAAATTAACGGCCAATTCGATGTACGGGTGTTTAGGGTATGTTAATTCAAGATTCTATGCCAAACCTTTGGCTATGTTGGTTACGAATAAAGGTAGAGAAATCTTAATGGATACAAGACAATTAGCGGAATCTATCGGGTTGAGAGTTGTCTATGGTGATACCGATTCTGTCATGATCGATACTGGCGTAGATGATTTCAAGGAGGCCATTAAGATCGgtgaagaattcaagattcAGGTTAATGAAAGATATAagttattagaaattgaCATTGATAATGTTTTTAAAAGATTATTGTTACATGCTAAAAAGAAGTATGCTGCGATGACTACTAGTATTGATAGAAAGACTGGCCAGGAAATTGTAAAATTGGAAGTTAAAGGTCTTGATATGAGACGTCGTGAATACTGTCAGTTATCCAAAGATATGTCTACTTTCGTATTGGAGAAAATATTGTCGGACGCTGATCCAGAACAGGCATTAAGTGATGTCTACGAATATTTGGAGGATATGACTAGAAAGATTAAggataatgaaattcaagttgataaatttaaaataaatactaGGTTATCCAAGGATCCAAACAGTTATCCTAATGGGAAAACAATGCCACCAGTACAAGTTGCATTGAGACTAAGAGCACTGGGGAAAGTGATCAAAGCAGGAAGCGTCATAACATATATCATTACTGCACCTGCTTCAGAAGATGATAAAGCACCTCCAGCAGAAAGAGCTAGGGCAATTCAAGAGGTCTTGAATAAACAAGCCAATTTAAAGCCAGACGCCGATTTCTACTTGGAGAAGCAAATTTTTGCACCCGTGGAGAGATTGGTCGACAGAATTGAGGGTGTTGATATGATGAGAATTGCCAGTTCTTTAGGTATTGATACCAAAAAGTATGTATTAAGAGTTAAGAATAGCGATGCCACCAACGGCGAAATTCTTCCTTTAGAATCCAATATTAGTGACAGCGAGAGATTTAGACAATCCAGTTACTTGGTATTAGAATGCAAATGTGGTTCTAAGTTTAGATTTGGTGGAATTATGGCCTCGGACGACTACAAAGTCACCTTCAATGGTATTTGCTGCTCAAAATGTGATTATACTTTCCCGGTGCTAAGAATCACGGCTCAGGTGGAATACACCTTAAGAAACCATATCTCATTGTACTATGCTGGCTGGTTAGTATGCGACGACTCTGCCTGTGGTATTACAACGAGACAAATCTCCGTTTATGGTAGACGTTGTATCGGTACTTCTGGTAAGGCTCATGGCTGCAAAGGTGTAATGAGATACAAATACAGTGATAAAGCTTTATACAACCAATTATTATACCTCCACTCATTATTCGATGTTGATAAGGCAAAGAAAAACCAACTCAGACCTATTTACGATGTCAAGGCACCACAGCCCTTAGCTTCGGGTCAAGTAGATGCATTGGCTGAACAAAAtagagaattattttcttcatgcCAGAATGTGGTacagaaatatttaagtgAATGTGGTCGTCGTTACGTTAATATGGGTTCcatatttgatttcatgAATTCTTCTAAGTAG
- a CDS encoding DEHA2F11462p (weakly similar to CA2974|IPF12540 Candida albicans IPF12540 unknown function) encodes MKLTRPAAAIILTYVALTSAAPATVGPKNQSSPSPIAPKVTAAIAPKETAAIHSLVSSLNQYNAAHKVPGYTKREDILVREAHELIARSKLPILDKILMALKDSGLANVVIDFVLLSPELLDLTADATIFILKSGLINLADLLIALQKSGLVNQILLLALDDPEILPGLLRIGKELLKQNGIDIFSKRSIDTTELETAAVFEETSIDKRESQLLNELFASLKDSGLGVSIIQNLLTNPDLSAPAATFLTKILKSHAVTLKELLDALKESHFIFNVLKDILHDKALLEKFGEVIFERISKGLISRTMYDNA; translated from the coding sequence atgaAACTCACTAGACCAGCTGCTGCTATTATCTTAACTTACGTCGCTTTAACTTCAGCTGCACCTGCTACAGTCGGCCCAAAAAACCAGTCTCTGCCTCTGCCAATTGCTCCAAAAGTGACGGCTGCAATCGCTCCAAAAGAGACGGCTGCAATTCATTCGTTAGTATCCAGCttaaatcaatataatgCAGCACATAAGGTTCCAGGATATACTAAGCGTGAAGATATATTGGTCCGGGAAGCGCACGAGCTTATTGCAAGATCTAAGCTTCCCATTTTAGATAAGATTTTAATGGCTTTGAAAGACTCAGGACTTGCAAACGTTGTTATTGACTTCGTTTTACTTAGTCCTGAATTATTAGACCTTACTGCCGATGCCACTATATTCATCTTGAAGTCGGGTCTCATCAATTTGGCCGATTTATTAATCGCCTTGCAGAAATCGGGCTTAGTCAACCAAATTTTACTCTTGGCTTTAGATGATCCAGAAATCTTGCCTGGATTATTAAGAATCGGTAAAGAACTCTTGAAGCAGAATGGTATCGACATTTTCAGCAAGCGTTCTATCGATACTACTGAACTCGAAACTGCAGCTGTGTTTGAAGAAACATCTATTGATAAGAGAGAAAGCCAGTTATTGAACGAATTATTTGCCTCTTTGAAGGACTCCGGATTGGGTGTTTCTATCATCCAAAACTTATTGACCAATCCCGATTTGAGTGCTCCTGCCGCAACATTTTTAAccaaaattttaaaatctcACGCTGTAACTCTTAAAGAACTTCTTGATGCCTTGAAAGAGTCTCACTTTATCTTTAACGTGTTGAAGGATATTCTTCATGATAAGGCTTTGTTAGAAAAGTTTGGTGAAGTgatttttgaaagaatttcGAAGGGCTTAATTTCAAGAACTATGTATGATAACGCCTAG
- a CDS encoding DEHA2F11484p (no similarity): MNTLAKFTNYDLFNLSVRRSKSVRLPSKTARLGVPLNEKGSDNPKQIIGNAGQTV, translated from the coding sequence ATGAACACATTAGCAAAATTTACGAATTATGACCTCTTCAATTTGAGTGTCAGACGTTCCAAATCAGTGAGACTACCTTCCAAAACTGCAAGGTTAGGAGTACCATTAAATGAAAAGGGAAGTGATAACCCAAAGCAGATTATTGGCAATGCAGGTCAAACGGTATAA
- a CDS encoding DEHA2F11506p (similar to uniprot|Q12241 Saccharomyces cerevisiae YOR106W VAM3 Syntaxin-related protein), with product MSFANFDIESQRSVSKGNNEHIERHQSQSQNELDTIIDKASDQLQLFSNLISQFDAKKKLIGSKRDYMQLRDNANALISKISDMDSAIQILIENLSHLINKKSGHKRQGTNDDQEGSSSKLEITQKQMVIKERLVSEFNELHKQFQRSARQYTEKTRAYPVKDDIPRQETSDERTPLMHSDHRETGQQVAVQEPSQDQIDETELQYHLMLTEERNQNINQINEGILEINSIFKDLGELVNQQGEQLDTVEDNILQLSGNTQQAERELMKAHEYQKKKSKWSCILLFALCIFVLVIVLAVLS from the coding sequence ATGTCTTTTGCTAATTTCGATATAGAATCACAAAGATCAGTTTCTAAAGGAAACAATGAACATATAGAGAGACACCAAAGCCAATCacaaaatgaattagataCAATTATCGATAAAGCTTCTGACCAGCTCCAGTTGTTTAGCAATTTAATTTCCCAGTTTGATgccaagaagaaattaatagGCTCTAAGAGAGATTACATGCAACTTAGAGACAATGCTAATGCTTTAATATCAAAGATATCTGATATGGATTCGGCGATTCAGATATTGATCGAGAATTTGTCACACTTAATTAACAAAAAGCTGGGACATAAGAGGCAGGGTACGAATGATGACCAGGAAGGTTCAAGTTCCAAGTTAGAGATTACACAGAAACAAATGGTTATAAAGGAGAGACTAGTAAGTGAATTCAATGAGTTACATAAACAATTCCAAAGGTCAGCAAGGCAATACACTGAGAAAACAAGAGCATATCCAGTGAAGGATGATATACCGAGACAAGAAACATCAGATGAACGAACTCCATTAATGCATAGTGACCATCGGGAAACTGGACAGCAAGTGGCCGTGCAAGAACCATCACAGGACCAAATAGATGAGACCGAGTTGCAATACCATCTTATGTTGACGGAGgaaagaaatcaaaatatcaaccaaataaatgaaggaattttagaaataaatTCTATCTTCAAAGATTTAGGAGAATTGGTGAACCAACAGGGAGAACAGTTAGACACAGTGGAGGATAACATATTGCAGTTATCTGGTAACACTCAGCAAGCAGAAAGAGAGTTAATGAAGGCGCATGAAtatcaaaagaaaaagagtAAATGGAGCTGTATATTACTTTTTGCTCTATGTATATTTGTCCTAGTAATAGTTTTAGCTGTTCTTAGCTGA
- a CDS encoding DEHA2F11528p (similar to CA6160|IPF1835 Candida albicans IPF1835 unknown function), whose protein sequence is MPFIVPMSIKIAVTAGALAGATLAVVNNKENVLRGAEYVLQKGADFCKQRLEKAQEMNMHFAESHEDSAFASGYAYSENGESTGNDTPDDMDSDRDYATTPDVSDMSDSSDEEIDMISLD, encoded by the exons atgcCGTTTATTG TACCTATGTCAATCAAAATTGCAGTCACTGCAGGTGCACTAGCAGGTGCGACACTAGCAGTTGTCaataacaaagaaaacGTCTTGAGAGGGGCCGAATATGTTTTGCAAAAAGGAGCTGATTTTTGTAAGCAAAGATTAGAGAAGGCACAAGAAATGAACATGCACTTTGCTGAAAGCCACGAAGATAGTGCATTTGCCTCAGGCTATGCATATAGTGAAAATGGGGAGTCTACTGGTAACGATACACCTGACGATATGGATAGTGACCGGGACTATGCTACGACTCCGGACGTATCTGATATGTCGGACTCTTCagacgaagaaattgatatgATTAGTTTAGATTAA